The Amycolatopsis mongoliensis genome includes a window with the following:
- a CDS encoding sensor histidine kinase, producing the protein MPGFLLSLARIGSYRSLLHAAAGAAIALPVAPFALAVAVSVEADSRVRALIALLALAVLMGLLGLLGPVRRLGIGLANTLLGTSVPAPEDRPDATARLRSGLWLALHTAAGGVLFTVLAFLGLGLLVPAVWLAGGQDRISLFWDDVPLGAWTVPFGLVVAVAALALTAAATVGLRAGATALLGPSAAERAAHAERRAAVLAQRNRLARELHDSIGHTLTTSTIQAAAAAELVEADPAEVRRALGTIEEASRSALEDLDHVLGLLREEPAAKEPARTLAEVDVLAVRARDAGLDVRLTLTGPVAALPAAVSREGYRIVQEGLTNALRHAGPGAVDVRVEAGPERLAIAVVNALPGVDPRPGRRGLAGLAERVEALRGELDAGPDGDRWRLSATIPLRAGA; encoded by the coding sequence ATGCCCGGATTCCTCCTGTCCCTGGCCCGGATCGGCAGCTACCGCAGCCTGCTCCACGCGGCCGCCGGGGCCGCCATCGCGCTGCCGGTGGCCCCCTTCGCCCTCGCCGTGGCGGTGTCCGTCGAAGCCGATTCGCGGGTGCGCGCGCTCATCGCGCTGCTCGCCCTGGCCGTGCTGATGGGGCTGCTGGGCCTGCTGGGGCCGGTGCGGCGCCTCGGCATCGGCCTGGCGAACACCCTGCTCGGCACCAGCGTCCCCGCGCCCGAGGACCGGCCGGACGCCACCGCGCGGCTGCGTTCCGGGCTGTGGCTCGCGCTGCACACGGCGGCCGGCGGCGTGCTGTTCACCGTGCTGGCCTTCCTCGGGCTCGGGCTGCTCGTGCCCGCGGTGTGGCTGGCCGGCGGGCAGGACCGGATCAGCCTCTTCTGGGACGACGTCCCGCTCGGGGCGTGGACGGTCCCGTTCGGGCTGGTGGTGGCGGTCGCGGCACTGGCGCTGACGGCGGCCGCCACCGTCGGCCTCCGGGCCGGCGCGACCGCGCTGCTGGGTCCGTCGGCGGCCGAACGCGCGGCGCACGCCGAACGCCGCGCCGCCGTGCTCGCCCAGCGCAACCGGCTGGCCCGCGAGCTGCACGACTCGATCGGGCACACGCTGACGACGTCGACCATCCAGGCGGCGGCCGCGGCCGAGCTGGTCGAGGCCGATCCTGCCGAGGTGCGGCGCGCACTCGGCACGATCGAAGAAGCGTCTCGAAGCGCCCTCGAGGACCTCGACCACGTCCTCGGCCTGCTGCGCGAAGAACCCGCGGCGAAGGAGCCGGCGCGCACGCTGGCCGAGGTGGACGTCCTCGCCGTGCGCGCCCGCGACGCCGGGCTCGACGTCCGGCTGACCCTCACCGGACCCGTCGCCGCGCTGCCGGCCGCGGTCTCGCGCGAGGGGTACCGGATCGTCCAGGAGGGCCTGACCAACGCGCTGCGCCACGCCGGCCCGGGCGCGGTCGACGTCCGCGTCGAGGCCGGGCCCGAGCGCCTGGCGATCGCCGTCGTCAACGCCCTGCCCGGGGTGGACCCGCGGCCCGGGCGGCGCGGGCTGGCCGGGCTCGCCGAGCGCGTCGAAGCCCTGCGCGGGGAGCTCGACGCCGGTCCGGACGGCGATCGGTGGCGGCTGAGCGCGACCATCCCGCTGCGGGCGGGCGCGTGA
- the rpe gene encoding ribulose-phosphate 3-epimerase: MIAPSILSADFARLGEEIAAVAGAGDARADWVHVDVMDAHFVPNLTLGLPVVKALLKSTDVPIDCHLMIDDPDRWAIGYAEAGAYNVTVHAEAAKDPVALAKDLRAAGAKAGLSIKPGTALEPWLDALKHYDTLLVMSVEPGFGGQSFIAEVLEKVRTARRLVDTGHLKLLVEIDGGINAETIEQAAEAGVDCFVAGSAVYGAGDPGKAVAALREQAARGRFG, translated from the coding sequence CTGATCGCCCCCAGCATCCTGTCCGCGGACTTCGCCCGGCTCGGCGAGGAGATCGCCGCCGTGGCCGGCGCCGGTGACGCCCGCGCCGACTGGGTGCACGTGGACGTCATGGACGCGCACTTCGTGCCCAACCTGACCCTGGGCCTGCCCGTGGTCAAGGCGCTGCTCAAGAGCACCGACGTGCCGATCGACTGCCACCTCATGATCGACGACCCGGACCGCTGGGCGATCGGGTACGCCGAGGCCGGCGCCTACAACGTCACCGTGCACGCCGAGGCCGCGAAGGACCCGGTCGCGCTGGCCAAGGACCTGCGCGCCGCCGGCGCGAAGGCCGGCCTCTCGATCAAGCCGGGCACCGCGCTCGAGCCGTGGCTCGACGCGCTCAAGCACTACGACACGCTGCTGGTGATGTCGGTCGAGCCGGGCTTCGGCGGGCAGTCGTTCATCGCCGAGGTCCTGGAGAAGGTCCGCACCGCGCGGCGGCTGGTCGACACCGGGCACCTGAAGCTGCTCGTCGAGATCGACGGCGGGATCAACGCCGAGACGATCGAGCAGGCCGCCGAGGCGGGTGTCGACTGCTTCGTCGCCGGATCCGCCGTCTACGGCGCCGGCGATCCGGGCAAGGCGGTCGCCGCGCTGCGCGAGCAGGCGGCCCGCGGCCGGTTCGGCTGA
- a CDS encoding riboflavin synthase: MFTGIVEEIGEVTAVEQLTNAARLRVRGPLVTSDAGHGDSIAVSGVCLTVVEVSGGEFTVDVVNETLQRSSLAKVATGDRVNLERATPAGGRLGGHIMQGHVDGTGVFLSRDENGVTTFALPEHLSRYVVEKGSIAVDGISLTVAAVTGDQFKVALIPTTLEATTLGGREAGDLVNLEVDVVAKYVEKLAEAHIRDQVHNRDGGGTEERS, translated from the coding sequence GTGTTCACCGGCATAGTCGAGGAGATCGGCGAGGTCACCGCGGTCGAGCAGCTGACCAACGCGGCACGGCTGCGCGTACGCGGCCCGCTGGTCACCAGCGACGCCGGGCACGGCGACTCGATCGCGGTCAGCGGGGTGTGCCTCACGGTCGTCGAGGTGAGCGGCGGCGAGTTCACCGTCGACGTCGTGAACGAGACGCTGCAGCGGTCGAGCCTGGCCAAGGTCGCGACCGGCGACCGGGTCAACCTGGAACGCGCGACCCCCGCGGGCGGCCGGCTCGGCGGGCACATCATGCAGGGCCACGTCGACGGGACCGGCGTGTTCCTCTCCCGCGACGAGAACGGCGTCACGACGTTCGCGCTGCCGGAGCACCTGTCCCGGTACGTGGTCGAGAAGGGGTCGATCGCGGTCGACGGGATCTCCCTGACCGTCGCCGCGGTCACCGGCGACCAGTTCAAGGTGGCGCTGATCCCGACCACCCTCGAGGCGACCACCCTCGGCGGCCGGGAGGCCGGCGACCTGGTGAACCTCGAGGTCGACGTGGTCGCGAAGTACGTGGAGAAGCTGGCCGAGGCACACATCCGCGACCAGGTGCACAATCGGGACGGCGGCGGCACGGAGGAGCGGTCATGA
- a CDS encoding bifunctional 3,4-dihydroxy-2-butanone-4-phosphate synthase/GTP cyclohydrolase II: MSETSAAEPEAGWTPCGTGAVFDADAIERAIADVAAGRPVVVVDDEDRENEGDLIFAAEKATPELLAFMVRYTSGYVCVALTEAEADRLDLPPMYHTNQDARGTAYSVTVDAAEGISTGISAADRAHTIRLLADPASTAKDFRRPGHVVPLRAKEGGVLRRPGHTEASVDLARMAGLAPAGVLCEIVSQKDEGDMARRDELEVFAADHDLAIITIADLIAYRRRTEKQVERVAEARIPLAAGTFRAVGYDSLLDGIEHVAFVYGEIGDGQDILVRVHSECLTGDVFGSLRCDCGPQLEAALEAVAAEGRGVVLYIRGHEGRGIGLLHKLQAYQLQDDGADTVDANLALGVPADARDYGTGAQILCDLGVRTMRLLSNNPAKRIGLEGYGLRVTGRVPLPISPNPENLRYLRTKRDRMGHDLAQLEHYDQVGAGTEHPDGGAL; this comes from the coding sequence ATGAGTGAGACGAGTGCGGCAGAGCCCGAAGCGGGCTGGACGCCGTGCGGCACCGGGGCGGTGTTCGACGCCGACGCCATCGAGCGGGCGATCGCGGACGTCGCGGCGGGCCGTCCGGTCGTCGTGGTCGACGACGAGGACCGCGAGAACGAGGGTGACCTCATCTTCGCGGCGGAGAAGGCGACGCCGGAGCTGCTGGCGTTCATGGTCCGCTACACCTCGGGCTACGTCTGCGTGGCGCTGACCGAGGCCGAAGCCGACCGGCTGGACCTGCCGCCGATGTACCACACGAACCAGGACGCGCGGGGCACCGCGTACAGCGTCACGGTCGACGCCGCCGAGGGCATCAGCACCGGCATCTCCGCCGCCGACCGCGCGCACACGATCCGGCTGCTGGCCGACCCGGCGTCGACGGCGAAGGACTTCCGCCGTCCCGGGCACGTCGTGCCGCTGCGGGCCAAGGAGGGCGGCGTGCTGCGGCGCCCCGGGCACACCGAGGCGTCGGTCGACCTGGCCCGGATGGCCGGGCTCGCGCCGGCGGGCGTGCTGTGCGAGATCGTGTCGCAGAAGGACGAAGGCGACATGGCGCGCCGCGACGAGCTCGAGGTGTTCGCCGCCGACCACGACCTGGCGATCATCACCATCGCCGACCTGATCGCCTACCGCCGTCGCACCGAGAAGCAGGTCGAGCGGGTCGCCGAGGCCCGCATCCCGCTGGCCGCGGGCACCTTCCGCGCGGTCGGCTACGACTCGCTGCTGGACGGCATCGAGCACGTCGCGTTCGTCTACGGCGAGATCGGCGACGGCCAGGACATCCTCGTGCGCGTCCACTCCGAGTGCCTGACCGGCGACGTCTTCGGCTCGCTGCGCTGCGACTGCGGCCCGCAGCTGGAAGCGGCCTTGGAAGCGGTGGCCGCCGAAGGCCGCGGCGTCGTGCTCTACATCCGCGGCCACGAGGGCCGCGGGATCGGCCTGCTGCACAAGCTGCAGGCCTACCAGCTGCAGGACGACGGCGCGGACACGGTGGACGCCAACCTCGCGCTCGGCGTCCCGGCCGACGCCCGCGACTACGGCACCGGCGCGCAGATCCTCTGCGACCTCGGCGTCCGCACCATGCGGCTGCTGTCGAACAACCCGGCCAAGCGGATCGGCCTGGAGGGCTACGGCCTGCGCGTCACCGGGCGGGTGCCGCTGCCGATCTCGCCGAATCCGGAGAACCTGCGCTACCTGCGGACCAAGCGCGACCGGATGGGGCACGACCTGGCCCAGCTCGAGCACTACGACCAGGTCGGCGCCGGCACCGAGCACCCCGACGGAGGAGCACTGTGA
- the ribH gene encoding 6,7-dimethyl-8-ribityllumazine synthase has protein sequence MSGEGRPDVSLDLTGCKSLKLGIVATRWNADITDVLLERALAAVKEAELEEEPTVVHVAGAIELPVVAQSLARNHDAVVALGVVIRGGTPHFEYVCDAVTAGLTRVALDESTPVGNGVLTCDTHEQAVDRSGRPGAKEDKGYEATVAALDSARVLRSLRQPWTERGFV, from the coding sequence GTGAGCGGCGAAGGCCGTCCCGACGTTTCGCTGGACCTGACCGGCTGCAAGTCCTTGAAGCTCGGCATCGTGGCGACGCGGTGGAACGCGGACATCACCGACGTCCTGCTGGAGCGCGCGCTGGCCGCGGTGAAGGAGGCGGAGCTGGAGGAAGAGCCGACCGTGGTCCACGTCGCGGGCGCGATCGAGCTCCCGGTGGTGGCGCAGTCGCTGGCCCGCAACCACGACGCGGTGGTCGCGCTGGGCGTGGTCATCCGCGGTGGCACCCCGCACTTCGAGTACGTGTGCGACGCGGTGACGGCGGGCCTGACCCGGGTGGCGCTGGACGAGAGCACCCCGGTCGGCAACGGCGTGCTGACGTGCGACACGCACGAGCAGGCCGTCGACCGGTCGGGCCGGCCGGGCGCGAAGGAGGACAAGGGGTACGAGGCGACCGTGGCGGCCCTGGACTCCGCGCGCGTGCTGCGGAGCCTGCGCCAGCCGTGGACCGAGCGGGGATTCGTGTGA
- a CDS encoding PH domain-containing protein, which produces MIMCSVLAVALLAVFVVVAVLLRNGDTGVRFQRSDQAAMVGIGILLACGVMLFAIARVRADAEGIEVRNVLVTRRFAWSDVLSVSFPDGASWARLELPDDEYHAVMAVQAVDRDRAVEAVRALRKLHRAATSG; this is translated from the coding sequence ATGATCATGTGCAGCGTGCTGGCAGTGGCGCTGCTGGCGGTGTTCGTGGTGGTGGCGGTGCTGCTGCGCAACGGCGACACGGGCGTCCGCTTTCAGCGCTCGGACCAGGCGGCGATGGTCGGCATCGGAATCCTGCTGGCGTGCGGCGTGATGCTGTTCGCGATCGCCAGGGTGCGGGCGGACGCCGAGGGCATCGAGGTCCGGAACGTGCTGGTGACCCGGCGCTTCGCCTGGAGCGACGTGCTTTCGGTGAGTTTCCCCGACGGCGCTTCGTGGGCGCGGCTGGAGCTGCCGGACGACGAGTACCACGCGGTGATGGCGGTGCAGGCGGTGGACCGGGACCGGGCGGTGGAAGCGGTCCGGGCACTGCGGAAGCTGCACCGCGCGGCCACCAGCGGCTGA
- a CDS encoding exodeoxyribonuclease III yields MRIVTWNVNSIVPRLPRVLDFLEQTAPDVLCLQELKSPTEKFPFAEVEALGYEVAAYGLGRWNGVGIVSRVGLSDVVRGLPGEPRFDGAAEARAIGATCGGVRVWSVYVPNGREPDNPHYAYKLEWLEALRSLVSSELSSSGPFAVLGDFNVAPTDADVWDIAVFAESTHVTKPERDALARLRDLGLSDVFPRPLKYDHPFTYWDYRAGNFPNNKGMRIDLVYGNAAFSGAVTDSYVDRNARKGKGPSDHAPIVVDLDL; encoded by the coding sequence ATGCGGATCGTCACCTGGAACGTGAACTCCATCGTCCCCCGCCTGCCGCGCGTGCTGGACTTCCTGGAGCAGACCGCGCCGGACGTGCTGTGCCTGCAGGAGCTGAAGAGCCCGACGGAGAAGTTCCCGTTCGCCGAGGTCGAGGCGCTCGGGTACGAGGTCGCCGCGTACGGGCTGGGGCGCTGGAACGGCGTCGGGATCGTGTCCCGGGTGGGGCTGTCCGACGTGGTGCGCGGGCTGCCGGGCGAGCCGCGGTTCGACGGGGCCGCGGAGGCGCGCGCGATCGGGGCGACGTGTGGGGGCGTGCGGGTGTGGTCGGTGTACGTGCCGAACGGGCGCGAGCCGGACAACCCGCACTACGCGTACAAGCTGGAGTGGCTGGAGGCGTTGCGGTCGCTGGTTTCTTCGGAGCTGTCTTCGTCCGGGCCGTTCGCGGTGCTGGGGGATTTCAACGTCGCTCCGACGGACGCGGACGTCTGGGACATCGCGGTGTTCGCGGAGTCGACCCACGTGACGAAGCCGGAGCGGGATGCCTTGGCGCGGCTGCGGGATCTCGGGTTGTCGGACGTGTTCCCGCGGCCGCTGAAGTACGACCATCCGTTCACGTACTGGGACTACCGGGCGGGGAACTTCCCCAACAACAAGGGGATGCGGATCGATCTCGTGTACGGGAACGCCGCGTTTTCCGGCGCGGTGACGGATTCCTATGTGGACCGCAATGCGCGGAAGGGGAAGGGCCCGTCGGACCACGCACCGATCGTGGTGGACCTGGATCTCTGA
- a CDS encoding S1 family peptidase, with translation MSTLRTLGAACTAAVALTLAGGAVASAGVQPNIVGGTTAPTVSWGAQVYVNTPGRDFQGFNCSGTVIAARWVMTAVHCLDQDGSGMHVKVGSNTLFSGTEIAVDGKYESPNGDIALLHLASATSAGPIALGSADPSTGSTNQLYGWGRTTPTGPPASALKTANVQVTGRSTDAYGGRAIQSVGINGSAWKGDSGGPQVSGGVQVGVASTVQNQSGTNTRGTNNYASVASSRSWIRTTAGV, from the coding sequence GTGAGCACTCTCCGCACCCTCGGCGCCGCGTGCACGGCCGCCGTCGCGCTGACCCTCGCGGGTGGCGCCGTCGCGTCCGCCGGCGTCCAGCCGAACATCGTCGGCGGCACCACCGCCCCCACCGTTTCGTGGGGCGCCCAGGTGTACGTGAACACGCCCGGCCGTGACTTCCAGGGCTTCAACTGCTCCGGCACGGTGATCGCCGCGCGCTGGGTCATGACGGCGGTGCACTGCCTCGACCAGGACGGCTCGGGCATGCACGTCAAGGTCGGCAGCAACACGCTGTTCTCCGGCACGGAGATCGCCGTCGACGGCAAGTACGAGTCCCCGAACGGCGACATCGCGCTGCTGCACCTGGCCTCGGCGACCAGCGCCGGCCCGATCGCGCTGGGCAGCGCGGACCCGTCGACCGGCAGCACCAACCAGCTCTACGGCTGGGGCCGCACGACCCCGACCGGCCCGCCGGCGTCGGCGCTGAAGACGGCGAACGTCCAGGTCACCGGCCGGTCCACGGACGCCTACGGCGGCCGCGCGATCCAGAGCGTCGGGATCAACGGGTCGGCGTGGAAGGGCGACTCGGGCGGGCCCCAGGTGTCGGGCGGCGTGCAGGTCGGCGTCGCGTCGACGGTCCAGAACCAGAGCGGGACGAACACGCGCGGCACGAACAACTACGCGAGCGTGGCTTCGAGCCGGTCCTGGATCCGGACGACCGCGGGCGTCTGA
- the uvrC gene encoding excinuclease ABC subunit UvrC, producing the protein MADPTTYRPAPGSIPEAPGVYKFRDATKRVIYVGKAKSLRSRLNSYFADLSGLHPRTRQMVTTAASVEWTVVTTEVEALQLEYNWIKEFDPRFNVRYRDDKSYPVLAVTLNEEFPRLHVYRGARKKGVRYFGPYSHAWAIRETLDLLLRVFPARTCSAGVFRRHGQIGRPCLLGYIDKCSAPCVGRVSADEHRDIVEDFCDFLAGKTDVMIKRLETEMAAASEDLEFERAARLRDDLGALRRAMEKQAVVFGDGRDADVVAFAHDELEAAVQVFHVRGGRVRGQRGWVIDKAEEMDVPALVDHFITQFYGEQAELQARDDVDSGPVVPREVLVPELPADADALAEWLTGLRGSKVQVRVPQRGDKKALAETVERNAGEAFTQHKLRRAGDLTARSAALTELQEFLALDTAPLRIECIDISHIQGSDVVASLVVFEDGLARKSEYRRFALREAAEEGDVASIAEVVRRRFHRYLKETAEETDSSKPGIDPETGRPKKFAYPPNLLVVDGAGPQATAAADVLAELGITDISVIGLAKRLEEVWLPADPDPVILPRTSEGLYLLQRLRDEAHRFAITYHREKRSKRLQTSELDSVPGLGQARRTALIKHFGSVKKLKQARIEEIEAVPGFGRRTAEAVVAALAGESGAGPKAGE; encoded by the coding sequence GTGGCTGACCCGACCACCTACCGACCCGCTCCGGGAAGCATCCCGGAGGCCCCTGGCGTGTACAAGTTCCGCGACGCGACCAAGCGGGTCATCTACGTCGGCAAGGCGAAAAGCCTGCGCAGCAGGCTGAACTCCTACTTCGCCGACCTCTCCGGCCTGCACCCGCGCACCCGGCAGATGGTCACCACGGCCGCGAGCGTCGAGTGGACCGTCGTCACCACCGAGGTCGAGGCGCTGCAGCTCGAGTACAACTGGATCAAGGAGTTCGACCCGCGGTTCAACGTCCGCTACCGCGACGACAAGAGCTACCCGGTGCTCGCGGTGACGCTGAACGAGGAGTTCCCCCGCCTGCACGTCTACCGCGGCGCGCGCAAGAAGGGCGTCCGGTACTTCGGGCCGTACTCGCACGCCTGGGCCATCCGCGAGACCCTCGACCTGCTGCTGCGCGTGTTCCCGGCGCGCACCTGCTCGGCCGGCGTCTTCCGGCGGCACGGCCAGATCGGCCGGCCCTGCCTGCTCGGCTACATCGACAAGTGCTCGGCGCCGTGCGTCGGGCGCGTCTCGGCCGACGAGCACCGCGACATCGTCGAGGACTTCTGCGACTTCCTGGCCGGCAAGACCGACGTCATGATCAAGCGCCTCGAAACCGAGATGGCGGCCGCGTCCGAGGACCTCGAGTTCGAGCGCGCGGCCCGGCTGCGCGACGACCTCGGCGCGCTCCGGCGGGCCATGGAGAAGCAGGCCGTCGTGTTCGGCGACGGCAGGGACGCCGACGTCGTGGCGTTCGCCCACGACGAGCTGGAGGCCGCGGTCCAGGTCTTCCACGTCCGCGGCGGCCGGGTCCGCGGACAGCGCGGCTGGGTGATCGACAAGGCCGAGGAGATGGACGTCCCGGCGCTGGTCGACCACTTCATCACCCAGTTCTACGGCGAGCAGGCCGAGCTCCAGGCGCGCGACGACGTCGACTCCGGCCCGGTCGTGCCGCGCGAGGTCCTGGTGCCCGAGCTGCCCGCCGACGCCGACGCGCTCGCCGAGTGGCTGACCGGGCTGCGCGGCTCGAAGGTGCAGGTCCGGGTGCCGCAGCGCGGCGACAAGAAGGCCCTCGCCGAGACCGTGGAGCGCAATGCCGGCGAGGCGTTCACCCAGCACAAGCTGCGCCGTGCCGGCGACCTGACGGCGCGCTCGGCGGCGCTCACCGAGCTGCAGGAGTTCCTGGCTCTCGACACCGCGCCGCTGCGCATCGAGTGCATCGACATCAGCCACATCCAGGGCAGTGACGTCGTGGCGTCGCTCGTCGTGTTCGAGGACGGGCTCGCGCGCAAGTCCGAGTACCGGCGCTTCGCGCTGCGCGAGGCGGCCGAAGAGGGCGACGTCGCGTCGATCGCCGAGGTCGTGCGAAGGCGGTTCCACCGCTATCTGAAGGAGACCGCCGAGGAGACGGATTCGTCGAAGCCCGGCATCGACCCGGAGACCGGGCGGCCGAAGAAGTTCGCCTACCCACCGAACCTGCTGGTCGTCGACGGCGCGGGCCCGCAGGCCACCGCGGCCGCGGACGTGCTGGCCGAGCTGGGCATCACCGACATCTCCGTGATCGGGCTGGCGAAGCGGCTCGAAGAGGTGTGGCTGCCCGCCGACCCCGACCCGGTGATCCTGCCGCGGACGTCGGAGGGGCTGTACCTGCTCCAGCGCCTGCGTGACGAGGCCCACCGGTTCGCCATCACCTACCACCGCGAGAAGCGCTCCAAGCGGCTGCAGACGTCCGAATTGGACAGTGTGCCCGGGCTGGGGCAGGCTCGCCGCACCGCGTTGATCAAGCACTTCGGCTCGGTGAAGAAGCTCAAGCAGGCCAGGATCGAAGAGATCGAGGCGGTGCCCGGCTTCGGCAGGCGCACCGCGGAGGCCGTGGTCGCCGCGCTGGCCGGGGAGTCCGGTGCGGGTCCGAAAGCAGGGGAGTAG
- the rapZ gene encoding RNase adapter RapZ, whose protein sequence is MEVAVVSGLSGAGRSTAAKCLEDLGWFVVDNLPPELIATMVELGAQARGAITKVAVVMDVRSRAFTDDLASVIKDLDARGYKPRVLFLEATDAVLVRRFEAVRRGHPMQGDGRLADGITAERTLLEPLREEADLVLDTSSLSVHDLRAKIEDAFGSEASTQTRVTVLSFGYKYGLPMDADLVMDVRFLPNPFWIPELREHTGLDGEVRNYVLSQEGAEEFLDRYHQLLRLIGAGYKREGKRYLTLAVGCTGGKHRSVALSVELAQRLSKEDGMAVKVVHRDLGRE, encoded by the coding sequence ATGGAGGTCGCGGTCGTGTCCGGGTTGTCCGGGGCGGGCCGCAGCACCGCGGCCAAGTGCCTGGAGGACCTGGGCTGGTTCGTCGTCGACAACCTGCCCCCGGAGCTGATTGCGACCATGGTCGAGCTGGGCGCGCAGGCGCGCGGCGCGATCACGAAGGTGGCCGTCGTCATGGACGTGCGCTCGCGCGCGTTCACCGACGACCTCGCCTCGGTGATCAAGGACCTGGACGCCCGGGGCTACAAGCCGCGCGTGCTGTTCCTGGAGGCGACCGACGCGGTGCTGGTCCGGCGCTTCGAGGCCGTCCGGCGTGGTCACCCGATGCAGGGTGACGGCCGGCTGGCCGACGGCATCACGGCGGAGCGGACGCTGCTGGAGCCGCTGCGCGAAGAGGCCGACCTGGTGCTCGACACCTCGTCGCTGTCGGTGCACGACCTGCGCGCCAAGATCGAAGACGCGTTCGGCTCCGAGGCGAGCACCCAGACCCGGGTCACCGTGCTGTCCTTCGGCTACAAGTACGGCCTGCCGATGGACGCCGACCTGGTGATGGACGTCCGGTTCCTGCCGAACCCGTTCTGGATCCCGGAGCTGCGCGAGCACACGGGCCTCGACGGCGAGGTCCGCAATTACGTCCTCTCGCAGGAGGGCGCCGAGGAGTTCCTCGACCGCTACCACCAGCTGCTGCGGCTGATCGGCGCCGGCTACAAGCGCGAGGGCAAGCGGTACCTGACGCTGGCCGTCGGCTGCACCGGCGGCAAGCACCGCAGCGTGGCGCTGTCCGTGGAGCTCGCCCAGCGTCTGTCCAAAGAGGACGGAATGGCCGTGAAGGTGGTGCACCGCGACCTTGGTCGTGAATAA
- a CDS encoding gluconeogenesis factor YvcK family protein, translating into MRAVALGGGHGLHATLSAVRRVTPDVTAIVTVADDGGSSGRLRRELGLLPPGDLRQAFAAFAAEDGGTLWAEVFQHRFGGDGALAGHAVGNLLLAGLFEVLGDPVAALDEACRLMGVSGRVLPMSPEPLEIVGQVSGLDSEDPAALRTIRGQVAVASTPGQVQRVSLHSTRSPGRPPQACEEAVAAVLNADVVFLGPGSWFTSVLPHLLVPGLHDALVKTTATKVLVLNLVPQPGETAGFSPERHLDVLFEHAPDLRVDAVIADRDSVPDPANLRRAAERLGGRAHLGAVGDPEVAGRHDPDALARCMREALGLGRDGEHGGGAKGREGQ; encoded by the coding sequence GTGCGCGCGGTCGCCCTCGGGGGCGGCCACGGTCTGCACGCCACGTTGTCCGCGGTGCGGCGGGTGACCCCCGACGTCACCGCGATCGTCACCGTGGCCGACGACGGCGGATCGTCCGGCCGGCTGCGGCGCGAGCTCGGGCTGCTGCCGCCGGGCGACCTCCGGCAGGCTTTCGCCGCCTTCGCCGCGGAGGACGGCGGCACGCTGTGGGCCGAGGTGTTCCAGCACCGCTTCGGCGGCGACGGCGCGCTGGCCGGGCACGCGGTGGGGAACCTGCTGCTGGCCGGCCTGTTCGAGGTGCTCGGCGACCCGGTGGCCGCGCTCGACGAGGCGTGCCGCCTGATGGGCGTCTCGGGCCGGGTGCTGCCGATGTCGCCGGAGCCCTTGGAGATCGTGGGCCAGGTCAGCGGCCTCGACAGCGAGGACCCGGCGGCGCTGCGCACGATCCGCGGGCAGGTCGCCGTGGCGTCGACGCCGGGGCAGGTGCAACGCGTCAGCCTGCACTCGACGCGCAGCCCGGGGCGGCCGCCGCAGGCGTGCGAGGAAGCGGTGGCGGCGGTCCTGAACGCCGACGTCGTCTTCCTCGGCCCGGGCTCCTGGTTCACGAGCGTTTTACCTCATCTGCTCGTGCCCGGCCTGCACGACGCCCTCGTGAAAACCACCGCGACGAAGGTGCTCGTGCTCAACCTTGTCCCCCAGCCGGGGGAAACCGCGGGGTTCTCCCCGGAGCGGCACCTGGACGTACTCTTCGAGCACGCGCCCGATCTGCGGGTCGACGCGGTGATCGCGGACCGCGATTCCGTGCCCGACCCGGCGAATCTCCGGCGCGCGGCGGAACGGCTCGGCGGACGCGCACACCTGGGGGCGGTGGGCGACCCGGAAGTGGCGGGACGGCATGATCCTGATGCGCTCGCGCGATGCATGCGGGAGGCTCTCGGTCTCGGCAGGGACGGGGAGCACGGGGGAGGAGCGAAAGGCAGGGAGGGGCAGTAA